One Sulfolobus sp. S-194 DNA segment encodes these proteins:
- a CDS encoding DUF364 domain-containing protein, protein MILDEIIEELKFAVKGKKLINTCVGVTYTASLLNDGSLGIAHTVPDGSNSLAGELLGMNLEDVITLLKNNSIERGVLLSILNAVSDMTNPQEGDPLDLLEGGKLCVFGYAPRIDTTKFSSIIVYDFLSTQEKNQGKVVIKPFSTFRSEVCDSTVIFGSALVNGSIDTIVKSISTNNLVLEGISSVFAPKTLKNYGFNMVGKIIAIDKLKAFRIICEGGDPSKLATYTRKIYAKLD, encoded by the coding sequence ATGATTTTAGATGAGATTATCGAGGAATTAAAGTTTGCTGTCAAAGGAAAGAAGCTTATTAACACGTGTGTAGGAGTAACATATACTGCGTCGTTATTAAATGATGGAAGTTTAGGAATTGCCCATACTGTACCAGATGGTTCTAACTCTTTAGCTGGTGAATTATTAGGAATGAACCTAGAGGACGTGATTACTCTATTAAAAAATAATTCAATTGAAAGAGGAGTACTTCTCTCAATATTGAATGCAGTTAGTGATATGACTAACCCTCAAGAGGGAGATCCTTTAGATCTTCTTGAAGGTGGAAAATTATGTGTTTTCGGTTATGCTCCTAGAATAGATACTACTAAATTCTCCTCTATAATAGTCTATGATTTTCTATCTACTCAAGAAAAAAATCAAGGGAAAGTAGTGATTAAACCTTTTTCAACTTTTCGTAGTGAGGTTTGTGATTCTACTGTTATATTTGGTTCTGCATTAGTTAATGGTTCGATAGACACCATAGTAAAATCTATTTCTACAAACAATTTAGTCCTAGAAGGAATATCTTCTGTTTTTGCTCCAAAAACTTTAAAGAATTATGGATTTAATATGGTAGGAAAAATAATAGCTATAGATAAACTAAAGGCATTTAGAATTATATGTGAAGGTGGCGATCCTAGTAAGTTGGCTACATATACAAGAAAAATTTACGCTAAATTAGATTAA
- a CDS encoding ABC transporter substrate-binding protein gives MKIYNEVLDEYVEVPRPIKKIVSLDPATTETLFMLGMGDKIIATDAFSYRPAEAKKIPKIGSYTHVNIEFLEKNKPDIIFSTTGAQKDLTKKLINMGYVVYPIGVATSISRILNNIIIIANVIGSLEEGRIFYSSLINALSLFLRKSEKRPKVYLEFDLGGPITAGFPTHVSDAIYHVGGKNIFDNVEDAYFTPSPNDIISREPDVIIYEPKLYKDYEVKRFKKSLEERGLSALLNKPILVTKGDFLAHQGPSFITEGVKWLFDSLEPFFAKY, from the coding sequence GTGAAGATTTATAATGAAGTATTAGACGAATATGTTGAAGTTCCTAGACCGATAAAGAAAATTGTCAGTCTAGATCCAGCTACTACTGAAACTTTATTTATGTTAGGTATGGGCGATAAGATTATTGCAACAGATGCTTTTAGTTATAGGCCAGCTGAAGCTAAAAAAATCCCAAAAATTGGTAGTTATACTCATGTTAACATAGAATTTTTAGAGAAAAATAAGCCTGATATAATTTTTTCCACTACTGGTGCTCAAAAGGATTTAACGAAGAAGTTAATAAACATGGGATATGTAGTTTACCCTATTGGTGTTGCTACGTCTATCTCAAGGATCCTAAATAATATCATTATCATTGCTAATGTTATAGGAAGTTTAGAAGAAGGTAGAATATTTTACTCATCTTTAATTAATGCTTTATCTTTATTCCTTAGAAAAAGTGAGAAAAGACCTAAAGTTTATCTGGAGTTTGATCTCGGTGGACCGATAACCGCAGGTTTTCCTACCCATGTTAGTGATGCAATTTATCATGTAGGAGGAAAGAATATTTTCGATAATGTTGAAGACGCCTATTTTACTCCTTCTCCAAACGATATTATTTCACGTGAGCCAGATGTAATAATTTATGAGCCTAAGCTTTACAAAGATTATGAAGTTAAGAGGTTTAAAAAGAGTTTAGAAGAAAGAGGCCTTTCCGCACTTTTAAATAAACCAATTTTAGTTACAAAGGGCGATTTTTTAGCACACCAAGGACCTAGTTTTATAACAGAAGGCGTTAAATGGTTATTTGATTCTCTTGAACCTTTTTTTGCTAAATATTGA
- a CDS encoding FAD-dependent oxidoreductase, with protein sequence MKKVVVVGAGNGGTVVVNNLAKYDEVDVTVIESSEYHYYQPGIVDVAMGFEKEDKIMRKISEILNPRAKLIQDRVIKVDIENRKVVTQKGKEIEYEYLVLAPGVINKDIGLPHWHSLDGAIKLREQINSFSGKKIIVGYFGIIKCPMAPFEFAFLLRQRFPKADITLINPVSQPPELQKPMAEKLGSRAKEMNIEVIRGVKIKGVDKEKKIIHTDDGQIFSYDLALIDTPIRVSDEFSNLTDQSGFIPVDKEKLNYKDYSEVFVVGDATNITLPPKTGAIAHFQAITVSNNIINDIRGYEKRSFDGKAMCAGYAGYNEGLFVYMDYKKSRAIGPSTLYNSAKRAFLNIYWYTLTGKIDFMLDLVSRYLSGGPTITNQ encoded by the coding sequence ATGAAAAAAGTAGTTGTTGTAGGAGCTGGAAATGGGGGAACAGTTGTAGTTAATAACTTAGCTAAATACGATGAAGTAGATGTAACAGTAATTGAATCTTCGGAGTATCATTACTATCAACCTGGAATTGTAGATGTTGCTATGGGTTTTGAAAAAGAAGATAAGATAATGAGAAAAATTAGTGAGATATTAAATCCTAGGGCTAAATTAATTCAAGATAGGGTAATAAAAGTTGACATAGAAAATAGAAAAGTTGTAACACAAAAAGGTAAAGAAATAGAATATGAATACCTAGTCCTTGCTCCAGGTGTCATAAATAAGGATATTGGATTACCGCACTGGCATAGTTTGGATGGAGCTATTAAACTGCGAGAACAGATAAATTCTTTTAGTGGAAAGAAAATAATTGTCGGCTATTTCGGGATTATAAAATGTCCTATGGCACCTTTCGAATTTGCCTTTTTATTAAGGCAGAGATTTCCTAAGGCTGATATAACGCTCATAAATCCAGTATCTCAACCTCCAGAACTACAAAAACCGATGGCTGAAAAATTAGGTAGTAGAGCTAAGGAGATGAATATAGAAGTTATAAGGGGAGTAAAAATAAAGGGTGTTGACAAGGAGAAAAAGATAATACATACTGATGATGGGCAAATATTCTCTTATGATTTAGCATTAATTGACACTCCAATTAGAGTTAGTGATGAATTTTCTAATCTAACTGACCAAAGTGGGTTTATCCCAGTTGATAAGGAAAAATTAAATTACAAAGATTATTCAGAAGTATTCGTAGTAGGTGATGCTACAAATATTACCTTACCTCCGAAGACTGGAGCAATAGCTCATTTCCAAGCTATTACTGTTAGTAATAATATTATTAATGATATAAGAGGTTATGAAAAGAGGAGTTTTGATGGAAAAGCAATGTGTGCTGGATATGCTGGCTATAATGAAGGTTTGTTTGTTTACATGGATTATAAAAAGAGTAGAGCAATAGGTCCTTCCACATTATATAATTCTGCAAAACGTGCTTTCCTTAATATTTATTGGTATACATTAACTGGAAAGATTGATTTTATGTTAGATCTTGTTTCAAGATACCTCAGCGGTGGTCCGACAATCACCAATCAGTAG
- a CDS encoding thiamine-phosphate synthase family protein, which translates to MNEREEVLIKLKQAVDNFVSEDRAYLLIPEIRTNIGYAISDAKSVNDVAAIPGRLTVAFNRVIYCLPPAFGASDHVARVILTAMTFDKKKRSSINLKYYKEIVDNLPNEDTFIFNREEEPEESRKAEGHTMNFMMKRVYEKLNKIPTYVIDLGGYGKEPTIFILDEDPLIVVKKALNLLRFLE; encoded by the coding sequence ATGAATGAAAGAGAAGAGGTTTTAATAAAATTAAAGCAAGCTGTTGATAATTTTGTTAGTGAAGATAGAGCATATTTACTAATACCAGAAATAAGAACAAATATAGGTTATGCAATAAGTGATGCAAAAAGTGTTAATGACGTTGCAGCTATTCCTGGAAGATTGACTGTAGCTTTTAACAGAGTAATTTATTGTTTACCACCAGCCTTTGGTGCTTCTGATCATGTAGCAAGAGTTATACTGACTGCTATGACTTTTGATAAGAAAAAAAGAAGTTCAATAAACTTAAAATATTATAAAGAGATCGTAGATAACCTTCCTAACGAAGATACGTTTATATTTAATCGTGAGGAAGAACCTGAAGAGAGTAGGAAAGCCGAGGGTCATACAATGAATTTTATGATGAAAAGGGTTTATGAAAAATTGAATAAGATACCAACTTATGTTATTGACCTAGGCGGTTACGGAAAAGAACCTACAATTTTTATATTAGATGAAGATCCTCTTATTGTAGTTAAAAAGGCTCTTAATTTACTCAGATTTCTCGAATAA
- a CDS encoding thermopsin family protease — translation MKILAIFLIIFLIITPLITLSLSSSAFTVSYPMGMSFYSLFSTYFTTEVMGVINITSMSIGSSYLPNGQYLTTGNASLQLNAMINGLYWAQDVILFHQISNNEFKATLVLNLWNLTGPFTIPVNGSVTTYQGLGVICYQGPSFIVTLPTSIVLFMIDNSSLYFGYNVGNKSGIFYKIPLSGEFEIGGISIAGIPNDLEFVFGGPGGGSVVDMQVEGTMNIYFMQSGKLSLVPYAYSIGFDTAESVVGIRSSANLTNLWKPNAILSSGSDDAIVLWPVKPDISTLQRNSTVYVNISFNGKPLSNQKIVIEDLSLTGLVPINENYTNDSGYVVFNNISSSLYVVYYPGNFTLSSDYIVSSPIINSILTHVKNIYDSMVSFLKNYNFKKSISSFFNNIHSATYSESTSVNYLILIYILGFSVGIIISALLIRFKL, via the coding sequence ATGAAAATTTTAGCGATATTCCTAATAATATTTCTTATTATCACACCGCTTATTACATTATCCCTTTCAAGCTCAGCATTTACTGTATCATATCCTATGGGAATGTCATTTTACTCTCTATTTTCAACTTATTTTACAACTGAGGTAATGGGAGTTATTAATATAACATCAATGAGTATAGGCTCTTCCTATTTGCCCAACGGTCAATATTTAACTACTGGAAATGCGTCATTACAATTAAATGCAATGATTAATGGCTTATATTGGGCTCAAGATGTTATTTTATTTCATCAAATATCTAACAATGAATTTAAAGCTACTTTAGTTTTGAATCTTTGGAATTTAACTGGTCCTTTTACGATTCCCGTCAATGGTAGCGTTACTACATATCAAGGCTTAGGCGTTATTTGTTATCAAGGTCCCAGCTTTATTGTTACATTACCTACTTCAATTGTCTTGTTTATGATTGATAATTCTTCATTGTATTTTGGCTATAACGTTGGTAACAAATCTGGAATATTTTACAAAATCCCCTTAAGCGGAGAGTTTGAGATAGGTGGTATATCTATAGCTGGAATTCCAAATGATCTAGAGTTTGTATTTGGAGGACCAGGAGGTGGTAGTGTAGTAGATATGCAAGTAGAGGGTACAATGAATATCTATTTTATGCAAAGTGGTAAATTATCTTTGGTGCCATATGCTTACTCAATTGGTTTTGATACTGCTGAATCAGTTGTTGGAATAAGATCTTCAGCAAACCTTACAAATCTTTGGAAGCCAAACGCTATATTATCGTCTGGTTCAGATGATGCAATAGTTTTATGGCCAGTAAAACCTGATATTTCTACACTTCAAAGGAATAGTACTGTGTATGTAAACATAAGTTTTAACGGTAAACCACTTTCAAACCAAAAAATTGTAATCGAAGATCTAAGCCTTACAGGCTTAGTTCCTATAAATGAAAACTATACTAATGATTCTGGCTATGTGGTTTTCAATAATATTTCGTCATCACTATACGTAGTTTATTATCCTGGCAATTTCACGTTATCTTCAGACTATATAGTTTCTTCACCTATTATTAACTCTATTTTAACTCATGTGAAGAATATTTATGATAGTATGGTTAGCTTTCTAAAAAATTATAATTTTAAGAAATCAATATCATCATTCTTTAATAACATTCACAGTGCAACTTATAGTGAATCTACAAGTGTAAATTATCTGATTTTAATCTATATTCTCGGATTTAGTGTTGGAATTATAATTTCAGCTTTGTTGATAAGATTTAAACTCTAA
- a CDS encoding 4-hydroxybenzoate octaprenyltransferase, protein MQWDPGGATESKSKFYIYLRFLRIEQTFFSLPMAYMGAFVAIKKIPPIYILVLIFLSLFFLRTAGMTNDNLADIEIDAKNPRTKNRPLVTGKISVKEAKIMIILSLIGFFVSAYFVNFYALVLSPLVALVVMSYPYMKRYTAFANYQIATVQGLAVFSGAVASLGLYVLSFSQLIIGIPWLFVISTIFWAIGFDLYNHIPDSEFDRQMGLHSFAVLLGNKALKFAGVNQILSVVLAFAGDYFYQLGYIGYSATILHGLIMAYAYYLANKGNFGRAFYYNIYSSVVLGVGVILAVVLH, encoded by the coding sequence ATGCAGTGGGATCCTGGAGGAGCGACAGAGAGTAAAAGTAAATTTTACATTTATTTAAGATTTCTCAGAATTGAGCAAACTTTCTTTAGTTTACCCATGGCTTATATGGGTGCTTTCGTAGCCATAAAGAAAATTCCTCCTATTTATATATTAGTTCTAATTTTCTTATCCTTGTTCTTTTTAAGAACTGCTGGAATGACTAATGATAATTTAGCAGATATAGAGATAGATGCTAAGAATCCTAGAACTAAAAATAGGCCTTTAGTAACTGGAAAAATAAGTGTTAAAGAAGCTAAGATTATGATTATCTTATCGCTTATAGGCTTCTTTGTATCAGCGTATTTTGTAAACTTCTATGCTTTAGTTCTATCACCACTAGTTGCGTTAGTTGTAATGTCATATCCTTATATGAAGAGGTATACAGCATTCGCAAATTATCAGATTGCCACGGTCCAAGGATTAGCCGTATTTAGTGGAGCTGTAGCTTCTTTGGGGTTATATGTGTTATCATTTTCTCAACTTATAATTGGTATTCCATGGTTATTTGTAATTTCGACAATATTTTGGGCTATAGGATTTGATTTATATAACCATATACCAGACTCTGAGTTTGATAGACAAATGGGATTACATAGTTTTGCTGTTCTTCTAGGAAATAAAGCTCTAAAATTTGCTGGTGTAAATCAAATACTTTCAGTAGTACTCGCTTTTGCTGGTGATTACTTTTATCAACTCGGATATATAGGGTATTCAGCTACTATCTTACATGGACTAATAATGGCTTATGCTTACTATTTAGCTAATAAGGGTAATTTCGGAAGAGCATTTTACTATAATATATATTCCTCTGTCGTTTTAGGAGTAGGAGTAATACTAGCTGTTGTTTTGCATTAA
- a CDS encoding NfeD family protein, producing MVSHIVIPIIIIAIVIAALVLTGEYANPIVAIPSMAIVGFISYRIGYVIYKTRKRNLYTYVGKIGKAIEDIPLNGEGYVVVEGEMWKAIAEEPIVEGDRIIVTGMEGLKLRVKKLTSDGKN from the coding sequence ATGGTAAGTCATATTGTTATTCCAATTATAATTATAGCTATTGTAATTGCTGCTTTAGTATTAACTGGGGAATACGCTAACCCTATAGTTGCAATACCATCAATGGCAATTGTGGGCTTCATCTCTTATAGAATAGGTTATGTCATATATAAAACAAGAAAAAGAAACCTTTATACTTATGTTGGAAAAATAGGAAAGGCTATAGAGGATATACCATTAAATGGAGAAGGATATGTTGTTGTTGAAGGTGAAATGTGGAAAGCAATAGCTGAAGAACCTATTGTAGAGGGGGATAGAATAATTGTAACGGGAATGGAAGGTTTAAAATTAAGAGTTAAAAAGCTTACAAGTGATGGTAAAAATTAA
- the thyX gene encoding FAD-dependent thymidylate synthase yields MNVKLVSYTRNGEKVVAIASKMSRSRKGWDYHEKDMTDDEIETWIRDAILHGYWSVLEHSVYTFSIEGISRVASHQLVRHRVASYTQMSHRFAKPIDEYYKPIIPPSVEKRAKDIVEKTYQEAYDNYFKLLQDGVPEEDARYVLPNGVNTNIVVTMNARELYNFFALRLCSRAQWEIRAIAWKMLEEVKKVHPRLFKYAGPNCIVHENFIRNEPITLDEVLQNDNIEFISQRCIEGVMRDGILKCIRNSKHVLEYLK; encoded by the coding sequence ATGAATGTTAAACTTGTTTCTTATACTCGTAATGGAGAAAAAGTTGTAGCAATAGCTTCTAAGATGAGTAGGAGTAGAAAAGGTTGGGATTATCATGAGAAAGACATGACTGATGATGAAATTGAGACATGGATCAGAGATGCAATCCTTCACGGTTATTGGAGTGTTCTTGAGCATAGCGTTTATACTTTTTCTATAGAGGGAATTAGCAGGGTAGCTTCTCATCAGTTAGTTCGCCACAGAGTGGCGTCTTATACACAGATGAGTCATAGGTTTGCTAAGCCTATAGACGAATACTACAAACCGATAATTCCTCCATCGGTAGAAAAGAGGGCTAAAGATATTGTAGAGAAAACATATCAAGAAGCCTATGATAACTATTTTAAACTCCTTCAAGATGGTGTACCAGAGGAAGATGCAAGATATGTACTACCAAATGGAGTAAATACAAATATTGTCGTCACAATGAATGCTAGAGAACTATATAATTTCTTTGCACTTAGACTCTGCAGTAGAGCACAATGGGAAATTAGAGCTATTGCATGGAAAATGTTGGAGGAAGTTAAAAAAGTTCATCCCAGACTCTTTAAGTATGCTGGTCCTAATTGTATTGTTCACGAGAACTTCATTAGAAACGAACCTATTACTTTAGACGAAGTTCTCCAGAATGATAATATAGAGTTTATATCTCAACGTTGTATTGAAGGAGTTATGAGAGATGGAATTTTAAAATGTATAAGAAATTCTAAGCATGTTTTGGAATATTTAAAGTAA
- a CDS encoding DUF2175 domain-containing protein: MSRPQTKWTCGFCGKPIYWDELFTFLSNKAVVHYTCLRERATKTSKINQEVLKVVLDSLEDELNKIVIYKQRLNQVGDNEDIKKVLDQTEKDAEKNAAQLTRLVEKLSGVLS, encoded by the coding sequence ATGAGTAGGCCACAAACTAAATGGACATGTGGATTTTGCGGAAAGCCCATATATTGGGATGAACTATTTACATTTTTATCAAACAAAGCAGTAGTGCACTACACATGCTTAAGAGAAAGAGCAACAAAAACAAGCAAAATAAATCAAGAAGTTTTAAAAGTAGTATTAGATTCGCTAGAAGACGAGTTAAATAAGATTGTAATCTACAAACAGAGATTAAATCAAGTAGGAGACAATGAAGATATTAAGAAAGTTTTAGATCAAACAGAAAAAGACGCAGAAAAAAATGCAGCCCAACTTACTCGATTAGTAGAAAAGTTAAGTGGGGTATTATCTTAG
- a CDS encoding PadR family transcriptional regulator translates to MRKISLDRIKRGALRSLVISSLAEKPMYVYEIIKSIQSKTGGFYKPSPGSIYPVLRSLLNEGLIEAFEENGKKMYKLTNKGIEEFNRLKREREDFFSPNSPIKREIIDTLFEIGYIIYINKEKVDNKKLQYISNILQNCKKDILELFEKSE, encoded by the coding sequence ATGAGAAAAATTTCACTTGATAGAATAAAACGAGGTGCACTTAGATCATTAGTCATTTCCTCTTTAGCTGAGAAACCTATGTACGTTTATGAAATAATAAAAAGTATTCAGTCTAAGACAGGAGGGTTTTATAAACCTAGTCCAGGGTCTATATATCCAGTTTTAAGATCATTATTAAATGAAGGCCTCATAGAAGCATTTGAGGAAAATGGAAAGAAAATGTATAAATTAACTAATAAAGGAATAGAAGAATTTAACCGATTAAAAAGAGAAAGAGAAGATTTCTTTTCACCAAATAGTCCTATCAAAAGAGAAATAATTGATACTCTATTTGAAATAGGTTATATAATATATATTAATAAAGAAAAAGTAGATAATAAGAAACTACAATACATTAGCAATATACTGCAAAATTGCAAAAAAGATATTCTTGAATTATTCGAGAAATCTGAGTAA
- a CDS encoding slipin family protein codes for MISVGEILGLVFLVIIILIFLAMSFRIVTEWQRAVVLRLGRVLGVKGPGIIFLIPFVDRPLLVDLRIVTVEVPPQTIVTKDNVTVTIDAVVYYKVVDPLKTVVSVSNYPAAVLNYAQTSLRDIVGQMELDEILTKREEINRRLQEILDTVTEGWGIKVTQVTVRDIRLSPELLSAMAEQAKAERLRRAKIILSEGERQAANILAEASLSYQNNPVALQLRFLEMLSDISQRGNMVIVVPAGQEFYATLSTLKNVITSTKQ; via the coding sequence ATGATATCAGTTGGAGAAATATTAGGACTAGTATTTCTGGTTATTATAATCCTTATCTTTTTAGCCATGTCTTTTAGGATAGTAACTGAATGGCAAAGGGCTGTCGTCTTAAGGCTTGGTAGGGTTCTAGGCGTAAAAGGTCCTGGGATAATATTTCTTATACCTTTCGTTGATAGACCTTTACTAGTTGATTTAAGAATAGTTACTGTTGAAGTTCCACCACAGACTATAGTAACAAAAGATAATGTTACAGTTACTATAGATGCCGTAGTGTATTACAAAGTAGTTGATCCTTTAAAGACTGTTGTCAGTGTAAGTAATTATCCGGCCGCGGTTCTAAATTATGCTCAGACTTCTCTAAGAGATATTGTTGGTCAAATGGAGTTAGATGAAATATTAACAAAAAGAGAAGAAATAAATAGGCGTTTACAAGAGATACTTGACACTGTTACTGAAGGTTGGGGAATAAAAGTTACTCAAGTTACAGTTAGAGATATCAGATTATCTCCAGAGCTTCTATCTGCAATGGCAGAGCAAGCTAAGGCTGAAAGACTAAGAAGAGCAAAAATTATATTAAGTGAAGGAGAGAGACAAGCAGCCAATATATTAGCTGAAGCTTCGCTATCTTATCAAAATAATCCAGTTGCACTTCAATTAAGGTTCTTAGAAATGTTAAGTGATATTTCTCAAAGGGGTAATATGGTAATAGTAGTTCCAGCTGGACAAGAGTTTTATGCTACACTCTCTACGCTTAAAAATGTAATCACATCGACTAAACAATAA
- the cimA gene encoding citramalate synthase, whose product MSKKSVEVLDTTLRDGSQGANISFTLNDKIRVALALDELGVDYIEAGWPGSNPKDEEFFKEIKKYSLTHARIAAFGSTRKKEFNAKEDPNLNAIIKSDVDVAVLFGKSWLLHVTDVLRIKPEDNLEIVYDSINYLKSHGLKVIFDAEHFYQGFKDNREYALKVLKIAEEAKVDIIALADTNGGTLPHEVYEITKVVVGEVRTKIGLHMHNDSGCAVANSLMGILAGARHVQGTINGIGERTGNADLIQIIPNLALKMGFNVLKGKESLKKLREVSRLVYELAGLHPNPYQPYVGDFAFTHKAGVHADAVMKVSRAYEHIDPSLVGNTRRFVISELSGTSNLVTYLEDLGLKVDKKDERLKSALKKIKELENKGYSFDLAPSSAILVALKELGIYEKKINVEYWKVINESSNLSIAVVKVNGQLEVSEGVGPVHAVDLALRKALQKVYPEISNVKLTDYRVILPGEIKNTESVVRVTIEFTDNIITWKTVGVSSSVIEASILALIDGLDYYLQYKKLKTLKNN is encoded by the coding sequence GTGTCCAAGAAATCTGTTGAGGTTCTAGATACAACATTAAGAGATGGTTCACAAGGAGCAAATATATCTTTTACTCTAAATGATAAGATAAGAGTTGCATTAGCGTTAGATGAACTAGGAGTTGATTATATAGAGGCTGGATGGCCCGGATCAAATCCTAAAGATGAGGAATTTTTCAAAGAGATTAAGAAATATTCCTTAACACATGCTAGGATAGCAGCGTTCGGAAGTACTAGGAAGAAGGAGTTTAATGCCAAAGAAGATCCTAACTTAAATGCTATAATAAAATCTGATGTTGATGTAGCGGTATTATTCGGTAAATCGTGGTTACTTCACGTAACTGATGTACTAAGAATAAAGCCCGAAGATAACTTAGAAATTGTGTATGATAGTATTAATTATTTGAAATCGCATGGACTTAAGGTAATATTTGATGCAGAGCACTTCTATCAAGGCTTTAAAGATAATAGGGAATATGCATTAAAAGTTCTGAAGATTGCTGAAGAAGCAAAAGTGGATATTATTGCGTTAGCAGATACTAACGGTGGAACTTTACCTCATGAGGTTTATGAAATAACTAAGGTTGTTGTAGGTGAGGTTAGAACTAAGATTGGTCTTCACATGCATAATGATTCAGGTTGTGCTGTTGCAAACTCTTTAATGGGTATTTTAGCGGGAGCAAGGCATGTTCAAGGTACTATAAATGGTATTGGAGAAAGAACTGGAAATGCAGATTTAATTCAAATTATTCCAAATCTCGCATTGAAGATGGGATTTAATGTATTAAAAGGAAAGGAGAGTTTAAAGAAGTTAAGAGAAGTATCTAGGTTAGTTTATGAGTTAGCTGGATTGCATCCTAATCCATATCAACCATATGTAGGTGATTTTGCATTTACTCATAAAGCCGGTGTTCATGCTGATGCTGTAATGAAGGTTAGTAGGGCTTACGAGCATATAGACCCGTCTTTAGTTGGAAATACTAGAAGGTTCGTTATATCAGAGTTGTCTGGAACTTCTAATTTAGTGACATATTTAGAAGACTTAGGATTAAAAGTAGATAAGAAGGATGAAAGATTAAAGAGTGCTTTAAAGAAGATAAAGGAGCTTGAAAATAAGGGTTATAGTTTCGATTTGGCTCCTTCATCAGCAATATTAGTTGCTCTAAAAGAGCTAGGAATATATGAAAAGAAAATTAATGTTGAGTATTGGAAAGTGATAAATGAGAGTAGTAACTTATCAATTGCTGTAGTTAAAGTTAACGGGCAATTAGAGGTTTCAGAAGGAGTTGGCCCAGTACATGCTGTAGATTTAGCTCTAAGGAAAGCATTACAAAAAGTATATCCAGAAATTTCTAACGTTAAATTAACTGACTATAGAGTCATTTTACCTGGTGAGATAAAGAACACAGAAAGTGTAGTGAGAGTTACTATAGAGTTTACTGATAATATCATAACATGGAAAACTGTTGGTGTTTCTAGTAGTGTGATTGAAGCTAGTATATTAGCGTTAATTGACGGTTTAGATTATTATCTTCAGTACAAGAAGTTAAAAACCCTTAAGAATAATTAA
- a CDS encoding gamma-glutamylcyclotransferase, protein MPYLFVYGSLRYGFELHHLLENSRFVGLAYTEGYKMYDLGSYPGVVKGDGIIYGEVYEVDDNTILLLDKVEDYRGRPDDLYIREKTKVYFDDKRRYSLSDVYIYIYNQDISGRDLIEEGDYSKYVRMPVILNYFAYAENTNEEILKQRGVKKILKKINAIASGYRMIFNIPCRWGYCANLIEDKEGKICGYIYIMIEDELNALDKAEQHLVKYMRDVIKVVDENGKEYYAYAYVSPDKENPKEPSKEYLNLILQGLNTGWGNRCMSIGLL, encoded by the coding sequence ATGCCGTATCTTTTCGTATATGGTTCATTGAGATACGGGTTTGAATTACATCATTTACTAGAAAATTCAAGATTTGTAGGTCTGGCATACACTGAAGGCTATAAAATGTACGATCTTGGTAGCTATCCTGGTGTAGTAAAAGGGGATGGTATAATTTATGGAGAAGTTTATGAAGTTGATGACAATACTATATTACTCTTAGATAAGGTAGAAGATTATAGAGGTAGACCCGATGATTTATATATAAGAGAAAAGACTAAAGTGTATTTTGATGATAAAAGAAGATACTCCCTTTCAGATGTATATATTTATATTTATAACCAAGATATATCTGGAAGAGATCTAATAGAAGAAGGAGATTATTCAAAATATGTAAGAATGCCTGTTATTCTTAATTATTTCGCTTATGCTGAAAACACAAATGAAGAGATTCTTAAACAAAGAGGAGTAAAGAAGATACTCAAGAAAATCAATGCAATCGCAAGTGGATATAGAATGATATTTAATATACCATGCAGATGGGGATATTGCGCAAACCTGATAGAAGATAAAGAAGGTAAAATATGTGGATATATTTATATTATGATAGAAGATGAATTAAATGCCTTAGATAAAGCAGAACAGCACTTAGTAAAGTATATGAGAGACGTTATAAAAGTGGTTGATGAAAACGGAAAAGAATACTATGCATATGCCTATGTCTCACCAGATAAAGAAAATCCTAAGGAACCATCAAAAGAATATTTAAATTTAATTTTACAAGGACTTAATACAGGCTGGGGAAATAGATGTATGAGTATTGGACTTTTATGA